A section of the Prionailurus bengalensis isolate Pbe53 chromosome C2, Fcat_Pben_1.1_paternal_pri, whole genome shotgun sequence genome encodes:
- the SGO1 gene encoding shugoshin 1 encodes MAKERCLKKSFQDSLEDIKKRMKEKRSKNLAEIGKRKSFIAAPCQIITNTSTLLKNYQDNNRMLALALENEKSKVREAQDIILQLRKECYYLTCQLHALKEKLASQQTGETTQNQEVCPSGMATSSDNSGDLFVKDLPQVPLQEAHLPGQGESFQIEEQIPISQDRLGFDLNSDDDKSTDNVLPRTVSVRRSLKKHFNNLCQFDTLDDFEISHFSEQSFELERIRCVDPVVNMHLPENVEQNVCQWNNDQINLSPKLIDPERSTKTKEDILEYKPEQTKNKRRGAQGRKGEEKRKGNRRKKSKSVSKYKASKSENKKTVSKEKLDESVTSSDAYNFNLEEGIHLTPFRQKINNDSNRGENTSEPEVSVCESSGSGDDSDDLYLPTCKYSQGLSSEPAGSPVSRPRPKRALKHRAEKEIEGTKLIKTPISALPKTHGSPHFSLKDITNAPLYPVLKVRKLSLSPKKNKESPAVSLPKRRCTVSMNYKEPTLISKLRRGDPFTDLCFLNSPIFKQKKDPRRSSKKKV; translated from the exons ATGGCCAAGGAAAGGTGCCTTAAAAAGTCCTTTCAAGATAGTCTTGAAGACATAAAGAAAcgaatgaaagagaaaaggagtaaAAATTTGGCAGAGATCGGCAAACGAAAGTCTTTCATAGCTGCTCCATGCCAAATAATCA CCAACACCTCTACACTGTTAAAAAACTACCAAGACAACAACAGAATGTTAGCTTTagctttggaaaatgaaaaatccaaagtGAGAGAAGCCCAAGATATCATCTTACAACTGAGAAAAGAATGTTACTACCTCACATGTCAGCTACATGCATTGAAAGAAAAACTGGCTTCACAACAAACCGGAGAAACTACTCAG AACCAGGAAGTATGTCCCTCTGGAATGGCCACCAGTAGTGACAACTCCGGGGATTTATTTGTGAAGGATTTACC ACAAGTTCCTCTTCAGGAAGCTCACCTTCCAGGACAAGGAGAATCATTCCAAATAGAAG AGCAAATACCTATTTCTCAAGACAGACTGGGATTTGATTTGAATTCAGATGATGATAAATCTACTGATAATGTCTTACCTAGAACTGTATCTGTCCGTCGcagtttaaagaaacattttaataatctATGTCAGTTCGATACCTTGGATGATTTTGAAATCAGTCATTTCTCAGAGCAGTCCTTTGAATTGGAAAGAATTAGATGTGTAGACCCAGTAGTAAATATGCACTTACCTGAAAATGTGGAACAAAATGTTTGTCAATGGAATAATGATCAAATTAACTTATCACCAAAGCTGATTGACCCAGAAAGATCcactaaaacaaaagaagacatcTTAGAGTATAAACctgaacaaactaaaaataagcGCAGAGGTgcacaaggaagaaaaggagaagagaaaagaaaaggtaacagaaggaaaaaatcaaaatctgtATCAAAGTATAAAGCgagcaaaagtgaaaataaaaaaactgtCTCCAAAGAAAAGTTGGATGAATCTGTCACTTCCAGTGATGCCTACAATTTTAATTTGGAAGAGGGAATTCATCTCACTCCTTTCcgacaaaaaattaacaatgattCTAACAGAGGAGAAAACACCAGTGAACCTGAAGTGAGCGTCTGTGAATCAAGTGGTTCAGGAGATGACTCTGATGACCTCTATTTGCCCACTTGCAAGTACAGTCAAGGTCTCTCCAGTGAACCAGCTGGGAGCCCAGTCAGCAGGCCGAGACCTAAAAGAGCGCTAAAACACAGGGCTGAAAAAGAGATAGAGGGCACTAAGCTTATAAAAACTCCTATCA GTGCACTACCTAAAACTCACGGCTCGCCTCATTTTAGCCTGAAGGATATCACCAATGCTCCCTTGTATCCTGTATTGAAAGTCagaaaactttctctttctccaaaaaagaataaagaaagccCAGCAGTGTCTCTGCCAAAGCGTAGGTGCACAGTCAGTATGAACTATAAGGAACCCACACTCATTTC GAAACTGAGAAGAGGAGACCCTTTTACAGATTTGTGTTTCTTGAATTCTCctattttcaaacagaaaaaggaTCCCAGACGcagttctaaaaaaaaagtatga